One segment of Mobula birostris isolate sMobBir1 chromosome 29, sMobBir1.hap1, whole genome shotgun sequence DNA contains the following:
- the LOC140190144 gene encoding probable G-protein coupled receptor 139: protein MHTPPRGLVYAIYYTALAVIAVPVNIVAIVILSRGKCGLSRCISRYLVSMVATDLLVILTAVILNRIPAIYFPGSFLSITPVCSFSIALIYAARDSSVWLTVTFTFDRYVAICWQKLKAKYCTHRTAGIVVSTVCTLGCVINIPWYFLHEPIYVIDNVSWYCKRAGILSSLLLWKIFDWTDRALAPCLPFLLILTLNALTVRHILAASRARRRLRSCPSGERQSDPEMENRRKSIVLLFAVSSCFILLWMPYVVHFLLVRFQIGHTINGYSDPRFILMESANMFQMLSCCTNTFIYAVTQKKFREELKLLVKFPLNASHPTAPLRKEQIPAKK from the exons ATGCACACTCCTCCCAGAGGCCTGGTGTACGCAATTTACTACACGGCTCTTGCAGTGATCGCGGTTCCAG TTAATATAGTGGccattgtgatcctgtcccgaggAAAATGTGGTCTTTCAAGATGTATCAGCCGGTACCTCGTGTCCATGGTGGCGACGGATCTTCTGGTAATTCTCACCGccgtgatattaaaccggattccCGCTATTTATTTTCCAGGTAGTTTCCTCTCCATCACTCCCGTGTGCAGTTTCAGCATTGCCTTAATTTACGCCGCTAGGGACAGTTCGGTTTGGTTAACCGTCACGTTCACGTTTGACCGATATGTAGCCATCTGTTGGCAGAAACTCAAAGCAAAGTATTGCACCCACAGAACCGCTGGCATTGTTGTCTCTACCGTCTGTACTTTGGGCTGCGTGATCAACATTCCCTGGTACTTTTTGCACGAACCTATCTACGTCATTGATAACGTGTCCTGGTATTGCAAACGGGCGGGTATCCTTTCTTCTCTTCTGCTATGGAAAATATTTGATTGGACCGATCGCGCTCTGGCCCCTTGCCTCCCGTTCCTGCTTATTCTGACGCTCAACGCGCTCACGGTCAGGCACATTCTGGCAGCCAGTCGGGCCCGTAGGAGACTCCGCAGTTGCCCTTcgggagagagacagagcgacCCGGAGATGGAAAACCGCAGGAAGTCGATCGTCCTGCTCTTTGCAGTCTCCAGTTGTTTCATCCTTCTGTGGATGCCGTATGTTGTCCACTTCTTGCTCGTGCGATTTCAAATTGGTCATACAATTAATGGCTACAGCGACCCTAGATTTATCCTGATGGAAAGTGCCAACATGTTTCAGATgctgagctgctgcacaaacacgtttaTCTACGCAGTGACTCAAAAAAAATTCCGGGAGGAACTGAAGCTTCTCGTGAAATTTCCGCTGAACGCTTCACACCCAACAGCTCCGTTACGGAAGGAACAGATTCCCGCAAAAAAATGA